The Streptococcus sp. DTU_2020_1001019_1_SI_AUS_MUR_006 sequence TACCTACGCGGTCGTATGGTGCCATCATGACGTCAGCAGCTTTACCTGATTGGTTATCAAGTGAAAGATTGTCAAGTCCACCTAATTGGTCACCTGTTTTAATAGTAACTTTTACACCAGCTTCTTTTTCGTAAGCTTTGGCAGCTGATTCTGCAAAAGCTTTATATTGATCTTCAACGTAGAAAGTGATTTCTTGACTTCCTGATGCAGAAGAGTCAGCAGCTTTGTCAGAAGTTTTACTTCCGCAAGCTACCAAAAGTAAGCTAGCAAGAGTAGCAGTACCAAGTACAGCTGCGCTCTTCATGAATTTAGTTGACATAATGTATTCCTCCTAAAGAATAACAAATTTTGATTCCGAGGAAACGCAAACGTTTTCTCTTATGAACTTAGTATAGCACAAACAGAAAACGGTTGCAAGCGTTTTTTGAAAAAATTTTTAAAAAGCATGTAACTGAATAATTCCTAAATTTGGTTATATAATAGGAAGAAAAAGGTGAAATCATATAAATTTCAATTCAAAAATAATTGAAGGAAAACGATTGCATAATTTGTAGATGTTTTTGTAGATGTGAAAAAAATAAGAATATAGTTTTATAGCAAAGCTATAAAGACAAATAATTTGAAAAAGATTTTGTTGAAACGCTTGCATTTATTTTAGAAATGGGTTATACTTTAGTTAGCGCAAACGTTTGCGTTTGTAAAAATGTAATATCTAACTATAAACATATGAGGTGCTTATTATGAAAAAACGTCAAAGTGGTGTGTTGATGCACATTTCTTCTCTTCCAGGAGCATACGGAATCGGATCATTTGGTAAAAGTGCTTACGACTTCGTTGATTTCTTGGTTCGCACAAAACAACGTTACTGGCAAATCCTTCCACTAGGAACAACTAGTTACGGAGACTCTCCTTACCAATCTTTCTCAGCCTTTGCGGGAAACACTCATTTCATCGATTTGGATATCTTGGTGGAACAAGGTTTGTTGGAAGCAAGTGATCTTGAAGGAGTTGACTTTGGTAGCGATGCGTCTGAAGTTGACTATGCTAAAATCTACTATGCACGTCGTCCTCTTTTAGAAAAAGCGGTAAAACGTTTCTTGGAAGTTGGAGATGTCCAAGATTTTGAAAAATTTGCTCAAGAGAACCAATCATGGCTTGAACTTTTTGCAGATTATATGGCTATCAAAGAGCATTTTGATAATCTCGCTTGGACAGAGTGGCCAGATGCAGATATTCGTGTGCGTAAAGCTTCTGCTCTTGAAAGCTACCGTGAACAATTGGCAGACAAACTTGTTTTCCACCGAGTAACCCAATATCTCTTCTTCCAACAATGGTTGAAATTGAAAGCATACGCTAACGAAAACCACATCGAAATTGTGGGGGATATGCCAATTTATGTTGCTGAAGATTCAAGCGATATGTGGGCAAATCCACACCTCTTTAAAACAGATGAAAACGGGAAAGCAACTTGCATCGCAGGATGCCCACCAGATGAGTTTTCTGAGACTGGTCAGCTTTGGGGTAACCCAATCTATGACTGGGAAGCAATGGATCGCGATGGTTATAAATGGTGGATTGAACGCTTGCGTGAAAGCTTTAAGATTTACGACATCGTGCGTATCGACCACTTCCGTGGATTTGAGTCTTATTGGGAAATTCCAGCTGGTTCTGAAACAGCAGCACCTGGTAAATGGGTGAAAGGGCCTGACTACAAACTCTTTGCAGCTGTTAAAGAAGAACTTGGTGACTTGAACATCATCGCAGAGGACCTTGGATTTATGACTGATGAAGTCATCGAGCTTCGTGAGCGCACTGGATTCCCAGGAATGAAAGTCCTTCAATTTGCCTTCAACCCAGAGCACGAAAGTATCGACAGTCCACACTTGGCACCAGCCAACTCAGTTATGTATACAGGAACACACGATAACAACACTGTTCTTGGTTGGTATCGTGATGAGATTGATGATCCAACTCGTGAGTACATGGCTCGTTACACAAACCGTAAAGAGTACGAAACAGTGGTGCATGCTATGCTTCGTACAGCTTTCGCATCAGTAAGTTTCATGACGATTGCTACTATGCAAGATTTGCTAGAGTTGGATGGTTCAGCTCGTATGAACTTCCCATCTACTCTTGGCGGAAACTGGTCATGGCGTATGACAGAGGATCAATTGACTCCAGCTGTCGAAGAAACTTTGCTTGACTTGACTACAATTTATCGCCGTATCAATGAAAATTTGGTAGAATTAAAGAAATAAGACATTATCAGGAGACACAAAAATGTTACCATTAAAAGAATTTGTACAAAATCGTTACAATAAATCTATCGCAGAATGTAGTAACGAAGAGCTTTACCTTGCTCTTCTTAACTACAGCAAACTTGCTAGCAGCCAAAAACCAGTGAACACTGGTAAGAAAAAAGTTTACTACATCTCAGCTGAGTTCTTGATTGGTAAACTCTTGTCAAACAACTTGATTAACCTTGGTCTTTATGACGAAGTTAAGAAAGAACTTGCTGACGCAGGTAAAGAGTTGATCGAAATTGAAGAAGTAGAATTGGAACCATCACTTGGTAACGGTGGTTTGGGACGTTTGGCAGCCTGCTTTATCGACTCCATCGCTACACTTGGTTTGAATGGTGACGGTGTTGGTTTGAACTACCACTTTGGTCTTTTCCAACAAGTGCTTAAAAACAACCAACAAGAAACGATTCCTAACGCTTGGTTGACTGACCAAAACTGGTTGGTTCGTTCAAGCCGTAGCTACCAAGTGCCATTTGCACACTTTACATTGACATCTACTCTTTACGATATCGATGTACCTGGATACAAAACAGCTACTAAAAATCGTTTGCGTTTGTTTGACTTGGATTCAGTTGATTCTTCAATCATCAAAGATGGCATCAACTTTGACAAGACAGACATCGCTCGCAACTTGACTCTTTTCCTTTACCCAGATGATAGTGACCGTCAAGGTGAATTGCTCCGTATCTTCCAACAATACTTCATGGTTTCAAACGGTGCGCAATTGATCATCGACGAAGCAATCGAAAAAGGAAGCAACTTGCATGACCTTGCTGACTATGCAGTTGTCCAAATCAACGACACTCACCCATCAATGGTTATCCCTGAATTGATCCGTCTGTTGACAGCACGTGGTATCGAGCTTGACGAAGCAATCTCAATCGTTCGTAGCATGACTGCTTACACAAACCACACAATCCTTGCTGAAGCCCTTGAAAAATGGCCTCTTGAATTCTTGGAAGAAGTGGTTCCTCACTTGGTACCAATCATCAAAGAATTGGACCGTCGCGTGAAAGCAGAATACAAAGATCCAGCTGTTCAAATTATCGATGAGAGCGGACGTGTTCACATGGCTCACATGGATATCCACTACGGATACAGTGTTAACGGGGTAGCGGCACTTCATACTGAAATTTTGAAAAATTCTGAGTTGAAAGCCTTCTACGACCTTTACCCAGAAAAATTCAACAACAAAACAAACGGTATTACTTTCCGTCGTTGGCTCATGCATGCTAACCCAAGATTGTCTCACTACTTGGATGAGATTCTTGGAGAAGGTTGGCACCATGAAGCAGATGAGCTTGAAAAACTTTTGTCTTATGAAGACAAAGCAGCTGTCAAAGAAAAATTGGAAAGCATCAAGGCTCACAACAAACGTAAATTGGCTCGTCACTTGAAAGAGCACCAAGGTGTGGAAATCAATACAAACTCTATCTTTGATATCCAAATCAAACGTCTTCACGAGTACAAACGTCAACAAATGAACGCTTTGTATGTCATCCACAAATACTTGGACATCAAGGCTGGTAACATCCCTGCTCGTCCAATCACAGTATTCTTTGGTGGTAAAGCAGCTCCTGCCTACACTATCGCTCAAGACATCATCCACTTGATCCTTTGCTTGTCAGAAGTCATTGCCAACGATCCAGCAGTAGCTCCACACTTGCAAGTGGTAATGGTTGAAAACTACAACGTTACTGCAGCAAGCTTCTTAATTCCAGCGTGTGATATCTCTGAACAAATCTCACTTGCTTCTAAAGAAGCTTCAGGTACTGGTAACATGAAATTCATGTTGAACGGAGCTTTGACTCTTGGTACTATGGACGGGGCTAACGTGGAAATCGCTGAGTTGGTTGGAGACGAAAACATCTACATCTTTGGTGAAGATTCAGAAACTGTTATCGACCTTTACGCAAAATCAGCTTACAAATCAAGCGAATTCTACGCTCGTAAAGCGATCAAACCATTGGTTGACTTTATCGTGAGCGACGCTGTTCTTGCAGTTGGTAAGATTGAACGTTTGGAACGTCTTTATAACGAATTAATCAACAAAGACTGGTTCATGACTCTTCTTGACTTGGAAGACTACATCAAAGTGAAAGAGCAAATGCTTGCTGACTACGAAGACCGTGATGCATGGTTGGATAAAGTCATCGTTAACATTTCTAAAGCAGGATTCTTCTCATCTGACCGTACAATCGCTCAGTACAACGAAGATATCTGGCACTTGAACTAATACTCTTCGAAAATCAAATTCAAACCGCGTCAACGTCGCCTTGCCGTACTCAAGTACAGCCTGCGGCTAGTTTCCTAGTTTGCTCTTTGATTTTCATTGAGTATAAGATATGAAATTTAATAGTTATTACACTATCTAGCAAAAAAGCGAGTTTCAATTGAAATTCGCTTTTTTTGAATGTTGTGGATTTGAGGTTGACTGGTCTCAAAAGAAAAAATAATTTGTCAATAATTTCTAGACTTAAAAATCAGACCTAGAGAACACTAAGAAGGCTGGTTGTATTACCTTTAAACCTCAGGTTCTTCTTAACTGTTACCTCAAATTTCTTGTATTCGTTTACAAACAGTATTATAATAGTATTATAGTAAAGAAAGAAGGTGTTCTTATGTGGAAAAAATATTTTTCAAAATATAAATGGACTGATTTATTTTGGATTCTTTTAGTAATTTGGTCATGCCTTTATATGGGCAATAGCACTTCCTTTCCACTGACTCATCAAGAAATCTCTTTTCATGGATGCTGTTATGGAGCATCACTTGCCTTATATCACTTGCTATTTATTGATAAATTTGTCATTTCAAATCGAAAATAAATGGAGAGGTCATAATTTTTATACTTTTCGGAAAGACAGTGAAAAATCGTGTTTTAAACCCGCATCTCAAGAAGAGGTGCGGGCTTGGTTTTATCTTATAAACTAGTTTACAGGGCTTTTCCGACTAGAATCTCTGCTTCGATAGTAATCTCAGTTAACTGGCTCCAATCAATCTTGCTCTGGTCGACATGAAAAAGCAGGGGCGTCATGCTGAGCAAGGCTTGGCGTTGCTCTACGGTGATAGACTTGGTCAGGGAAGCAATCTGACTAGATTGGATGCTGAAGTGTTCTTGGAAGTGTTCCTTAATATCTTGATTAGAATAATCCTTCTTTGTCAGCTGGTCCTGTACCCTTTGACGGATTTCCTTGAGGTGGTTTTCAGTAGGAATGACCTTGATTAAGATGCCGTCCTTTGATAAGACTCGTCGGAATTCTCCGTAGTTGGCAGGTGAGAAAATATCAAGTAGGATATCCATGCTGGCGTCTTTTATAGGAAGGCGAGCTAAGTCACCAACAAACCAATTGACTGCCCAGTTGGGTTCACTCTTGGCGGCGATTTGGACCGAGTCTTTTGAAATGTCAAAGGCATAAAAGGTTTTTTCAGGGTGCACTTCTTGGAGTTTACGAGAGTAGAAGCCTTCGCCACAACCGATATCCAAGACTATTTTGGCGGATGGTTTAGTCGCTAGTAAGTCGGAGATACCTTCTAAAATAGCCTGATAAAATCCAGCTTCTAGGATTTGCTGGCGATTTTGGAAATTTTCCTTGTCATAGTTGGCAGATTGCTTGATTTGAGGAGCCAGGTTGACATAGCCGAATTTTGCAAGGTCAAAAGAATGTCGATTGCTGCACTTGAGACTAGACTCTGCCAAGGTCAGGTTTTCTTGACAGATAGGACAGGCAAAGGAACTAGCAGATGCAAAACGTTGAAGTTTGGGTTTGAGATTTGTATTCATAGTTTAAGTGTATCAAAAGAGGCAAATGAAAGCAACTTTAGGAATAAGTAGATGGGAGATTCAGTAGAAATAAAACTAATCCTCCAATTTATAGAATAAAATTGCTTTTATATCGAAATTTCTATATAATAATGATAAGGAGGAAATAAGTATGTTAAAAGAAGTATTAACCGTTGCAAAAGTTGCGAAAAAATCATCACTCTTTTTGGGTGGTGTCGCATTTGGTACCCTTGGCTTGAAAATCTTAGCAAGTAAGGAAGCTAAAAAAGGTTATTCTAAAGCTTTGGCTAAGGCTTACAAGTTGAAAGACGGGCTAGATGCATCTGTTTCTGTTGTGAAACAACATGGAGACGATGTCTTGCAAGATGCCAAATATTTGTACGAGCAAGAGAAAAAAGAAGAGCAATTAGATAGCCTTATAGGAGAATAATATGTCTTTTAAAGTGCTACATAGAGGATACCAACATATCCGACTATCATCTTCTTTTTCACTCACCTTGGATATTCAAGACTATCTTCGTTCCTTGGCGAGAGATGAAAAGGGGATTGAGTCTATCCAGTTTTACATGGATCAACAGCACTTTACTCTACGTATAAAAGAAGGCTTTTCTGTATTAGATAATGCAGAAGCCTTTTTAAAAAGAATTGATAAAGGGAAAGTTTCTGAGTTGATGACTCTTCCCATTCGTAGAGAAGAGAGTGCTTATTCTATTGTTTCAGGTGCAGCGATTAAGCGTATACTTTTTCGTAGTTTTGTGCCGTATCCTATTCGCTATATATGGACTTGTTATCAGGCTTTGGGTTATATCAGAGAAGCCTATCAAACACTAGCGCGTAAGGAACTAACGATGGAGGTCTTGGACTGTTCGGCGATTTTATTGTCCTTGTTTATGAACCAATCCAAGACAGCTAGCAATATCATGTTTATGCTTGATTTGGGGAATCATTTAGATCAGTGGTCCTTGAAAAAAACTGCAACAGATTTAGAACAAAGCCTTCTTGCAAAAGAGAGCGATGTATTCTTAGTACAGGGCGATACGGTTGTTAGTATCAAGAGTTCCGATGTTCAAATAGGAGATGTCTTGGTCCTATCTCAAGGAAATGAAATTCTGTTTGATGGACAAGTAGTTTCAGGTTTAGGTATGGTCAACGAAAGTTCCTTGACGGGAGAGAGTTTTCCAGTTGAAAAAAGAGAGTCTGATTTAGTTTGTGCAAATACAGTATTAGAAACTGGAGAGTTACGCATTCGTGTAACCGATAATCAGATGAACAGCCGGATTTTACAACTGATTGAGTTGATGAAGAAATCTGAAGAAAACAAGAAAACGAAACAACGCTATTTCATCAAGATGGCGGATAAGGTCGTCAAATATAATTTCTTGGGGGCTGGGCTGACTTACCTATTGACAGGTTCTTTTTCTAAGGCTATTTCTTTCCTATTGGTCGATTTCTCCTGCGCTTTGAAAATCTCTACTCCTGTAGCTTATTTGACAGCTATCAAGGAGGGGTTGAATCGTGAAATGGTGATTAAGGATGGAGATGTTCTGGAGAAATACCTGGAAGTTGATACTTTCTTGTTTGATAAGACGGGAACAATCACAACTAGTTATCCTATAGTTGAAAAGGTGTTACCTTTTGGGGACTATAGTGAGGAAGATATTCTCAGAATCAGTGCCTGTCTTGAGGAACACATTTATCATCCTATTGCTAATGCTATCGTCAAGCAAGCTGAGATAGAGGGAATTGAACATGAGGAAATGCATGGGAAACTCCAATATATCGCAAGTAAGGGGATCAAATCTCATATAGATGGCCAACCAGTTCTTATTGGGAATTATGTCTTGATGCAGGATGAGCAGATTCATATCAGTTCAGAACAAAATGCTTTAATTGAAGAGTACAAGAGTCACTACAATCTCTTATTCTTAGCCTACCAGAATGAATTGATTGGAATGTTCTGTATTCATACTCCTTTGAGAAAAGAAGCAAAAGCAGCCTTGGAGAAACTTAAGGCACAAGGGAAAAAATTGATTCTGGCAACAGGGGATACCTTGGTTAGAACAGAGGAATTAGTCAAAGATTTGCCCTTTGATCATGTCTATACAGACTTGAAACCTGATGGGAAATTTGAGTTAGTAGAGGAACTGCAGAAAGCAGGTCACACTATTTTGATGGTTGGAGATGGATTGAATGACTCAGCGGCTCTAACCCTATCAGATATCGGTGTGGTGATGAATGAGAGTGCAGATATTTCTAAGCAGATGAGTGATATCTTATTGTTAGATAATCGCTTGGATTTCTTTCAAGAGTTGGATTCGCTATCATCATCTTTGCAAACACTCATCAAGAAGAATATTCAAGATACCGTTGTCGTAAATAGTAGTTTGATTGGCTTTGGCTTGTTTAATTGGCTCAGTCCTTCAAATCTCTCTATCTTACATAATCTAACAACCTTACGCATTGTACTGCGTAGCCTGTCTATTAAGGGATAGGTGGGGGACTATTCACAGCAAAAAGGAGTTACCTTTCTCGAGGGTAACTCCTTTGTTTATAGGTAAATGTTGAACAATTTAGTAAGTCAATACAAAGTATTTCTTCTTCCCACGGCGGATAACAGTGAGTTCGTTCTCTAACTTATCTGCATCTCCTAAGACATAGTCAAGGTCTTGGATACGGTCGCCGTTGACGTAGATAGCACCGTTTTGAACATCTTCACGGGCTTGGCGTTTTGAGTTAACCACGCCAGAAGATACGAGAAGTTCAACAATGTTGTGATTTTCGTCTGCTTGTACTTGGTAGTTTGGCACGCCACGAAGTCCTTGTTTGAGTTCTTTGACAGAAAGGTTTTTGATATTTCCTGCAAAGAGTTGTTCAGTGATGTTAAGGGCTTCTTTGTAGGCTTCTTCTCCGTGGACAAGAGTCACGACTTCACGAGCGAGGACTTTTTGAGCCAAGCGTTCGTGTGGTGCTGCTTCGAATTGTTTACGGATGTCTTCAATCTCGTCTA is a genomic window containing:
- the malQ gene encoding 4-alpha-glucanotransferase, which encodes MKKRQSGVLMHISSLPGAYGIGSFGKSAYDFVDFLVRTKQRYWQILPLGTTSYGDSPYQSFSAFAGNTHFIDLDILVEQGLLEASDLEGVDFGSDASEVDYAKIYYARRPLLEKAVKRFLEVGDVQDFEKFAQENQSWLELFADYMAIKEHFDNLAWTEWPDADIRVRKASALESYREQLADKLVFHRVTQYLFFQQWLKLKAYANENHIEIVGDMPIYVAEDSSDMWANPHLFKTDENGKATCIAGCPPDEFSETGQLWGNPIYDWEAMDRDGYKWWIERLRESFKIYDIVRIDHFRGFESYWEIPAGSETAAPGKWVKGPDYKLFAAVKEELGDLNIIAEDLGFMTDEVIELRERTGFPGMKVLQFAFNPEHESIDSPHLAPANSVMYTGTHDNNTVLGWYRDEIDDPTREYMARYTNRKEYETVVHAMLRTAFASVSFMTIATMQDLLELDGSARMNFPSTLGGNWSWRMTEDQLTPAVEETLLDLTTIYRRINENLVELKK
- the glgP gene encoding glycogen/starch/alpha-glucan family phosphorylase, which encodes MLPLKEFVQNRYNKSIAECSNEELYLALLNYSKLASSQKPVNTGKKKVYYISAEFLIGKLLSNNLINLGLYDEVKKELADAGKELIEIEEVELEPSLGNGGLGRLAACFIDSIATLGLNGDGVGLNYHFGLFQQVLKNNQQETIPNAWLTDQNWLVRSSRSYQVPFAHFTLTSTLYDIDVPGYKTATKNRLRLFDLDSVDSSIIKDGINFDKTDIARNLTLFLYPDDSDRQGELLRIFQQYFMVSNGAQLIIDEAIEKGSNLHDLADYAVVQINDTHPSMVIPELIRLLTARGIELDEAISIVRSMTAYTNHTILAEALEKWPLEFLEEVVPHLVPIIKELDRRVKAEYKDPAVQIIDESGRVHMAHMDIHYGYSVNGVAALHTEILKNSELKAFYDLYPEKFNNKTNGITFRRWLMHANPRLSHYLDEILGEGWHHEADELEKLLSYEDKAAVKEKLESIKAHNKRKLARHLKEHQGVEINTNSIFDIQIKRLHEYKRQQMNALYVIHKYLDIKAGNIPARPITVFFGGKAAPAYTIAQDIIHLILCLSEVIANDPAVAPHLQVVMVENYNVTAASFLIPACDISEQISLASKEASGTGNMKFMLNGALTLGTMDGANVEIAELVGDENIYIFGEDSETVIDLYAKSAYKSSEFYARKAIKPLVDFIVSDAVLAVGKIERLERLYNELINKDWFMTLLDLEDYIKVKEQMLADYEDRDAWLDKVIVNISKAGFFSSDRTIAQYNEDIWHLN
- a CDS encoding putative RNA methyltransferase, which encodes MNTNLKPKLQRFASASSFACPICQENLTLAESSLKCSNRHSFDLAKFGYVNLAPQIKQSANYDKENFQNRQQILEAGFYQAILEGISDLLATKPSAKIVLDIGCGEGFYSRKLQEVHPEKTFYAFDISKDSVQIAAKSEPNWAVNWFVGDLARLPIKDASMDILLDIFSPANYGEFRRVLSKDGILIKVIPTENHLKEIRQRVQDQLTKKDYSNQDIKEHFQEHFSIQSSQIASLTKSITVEQRQALLSMTPLLFHVDQSKIDWSQLTEITIEAEILVGKAL
- a CDS encoding DUF6110 family protein gives rise to the protein MLKEVLTVAKVAKKSSLFLGGVAFGTLGLKILASKEAKKGYSKALAKAYKLKDGLDASVSVVKQHGDDVLQDAKYLYEQEKKEEQLDSLIGE
- a CDS encoding heavy metal translocating P-type ATPase; amino-acid sequence: MSFKVLHRGYQHIRLSSSFSLTLDIQDYLRSLARDEKGIESIQFYMDQQHFTLRIKEGFSVLDNAEAFLKRIDKGKVSELMTLPIRREESAYSIVSGAAIKRILFRSFVPYPIRYIWTCYQALGYIREAYQTLARKELTMEVLDCSAILLSLFMNQSKTASNIMFMLDLGNHLDQWSLKKTATDLEQSLLAKESDVFLVQGDTVVSIKSSDVQIGDVLVLSQGNEILFDGQVVSGLGMVNESSLTGESFPVEKRESDLVCANTVLETGELRIRVTDNQMNSRILQLIELMKKSEENKKTKQRYFIKMADKVVKYNFLGAGLTYLLTGSFSKAISFLLVDFSCALKISTPVAYLTAIKEGLNREMVIKDGDVLEKYLEVDTFLFDKTGTITTSYPIVEKVLPFGDYSEEDILRISACLEEHIYHPIANAIVKQAEIEGIEHEEMHGKLQYIASKGIKSHIDGQPVLIGNYVLMQDEQIHISSEQNALIEEYKSHYNLLFLAYQNELIGMFCIHTPLRKEAKAALEKLKAQGKKLILATGDTLVRTEELVKDLPFDHVYTDLKPDGKFELVEELQKAGHTILMVGDGLNDSAALTLSDIGVVMNESADISKQMSDILLLDNRLDFFQELDSLSSSLQTLIKKNIQDTVVVNSSLIGFGLFNWLSPSNLSILHNLTTLRIVLRSLSIKG